In the genome of Cryptomeria japonica chromosome 8, Sugi_1.0, whole genome shotgun sequence, one region contains:
- the LOC131037920 gene encoding receptor-like protein EIX1, whose amino-acid sequence MLQAHFSFSATCLKHERRYLLNLSSGRLSSWRGLNCCEWEGVACDYHTSHVIRLDLSNDWYLHRLSGKLHPSLFNLRHLQHLDLSWNDFKGICIPPLLSKLQKLSFPSLSDAGFGGEVPLELGNMSSLRHLDLKSDWRHMLRSSKFDVWVRNLRSLEFLDMSEVNLTMSSEHWGEALSGLANLSQIDMYWCKLSGNIPDLSNLTRLSHLELGSNSFPFELPTWFENVSSLVSLHLEGCDLIGSIPSNFMPRSKLSVLSIGNNNWKGKLSFFLNHSSSLVAMYLNSCNLGRVISPVITNFSKLETLYLRWNNLQGGIPSSLDSLSSLATLNLSYNQLTGQIPPFLCDVSALRELHLSHNQLSGTIPDCILKMSSLKVLSLSSNGLTGNISLQLFDNLSHLQELDLSENQFHNNISTSWVPQFAHLEQLVLGSCNIEGNFPPFLSQQFQLNVLDLSDNSIEGNLPSWLWDLPNLSFLNLSNNMLEGSLPRKISHTFMTVDLHGNGLYGSLPALGFFSYLLDLSDNEFTGSIPETNGKFLFLSLSGNKLTGEIPTFACTDSTEIADALEILNLSKNKLTGMIPRSIGSCSRLSVLNLAQNVLQREIPDELGNLKALRTLNLNHNSLQGRVPSSIANCIHLRVLDLRNNNFEVSLPIWIEKLVDLRILSLASNKFEGIIPSQLVKLQNLQILDLSGNNLSGNIPRDVSKLYAMVNQSQSNDVQQTYGSSYLLVEGFDHLLQYADDVTIWIKGRNLTCKKIISSAKFIDLSHNNLSGNIPLEVGLISLNISKNNLSGSIPKSFGTLVQLESLDLSQNRLSGKIPSELLSLTFLAVLNLSNNMLSGLIPQGKQFSTFGASSFLGNPNLYGPQLENCTRSLGLGNKEKIFFLNNTVADVVIDPWWAIGLGLSYGVGFATMIVVLCFNIKWRSICFALMDNLSYHLFEH is encoded by the coding sequence ATGCTGCAAGCTCATTTCTCATTTTCAGCTACATGTTTAAAACATGAGAGAAGATACTTGCTTAATTTGTCTTCAGGTCGGTTATCCTCTTGGCGGGGATTGAACTGTTGCGAGTGGGAAGGTGTTGCCTGTGATTATCATACATCCCATGTCATTCGCCTTGACTTAAGTAATGATTGGTACCTCCACCGGTTGAGTGGAAAGCTTCATCCATCTTTGTTTAATCTGCGCCATCTACAGCACTTGGATCTCAGTTGGAATGACTTTAAAGGTATTTGTATTCCTCCCTTACTGTCAAAACTGCAGAAGCTTTCATTTCCTAGCCTGTCAGATGCTGGATTTGGTGGCGAAGTCCCTCTGGAGTTGGGAAATATGTCAAGCTTGCGTCATTTGGATTTGAAAAGTGATTGGCGACATATGTTGAGGAGTAGTAAGTTTGATGTATGGGTAAGAAATCTAAGAAGCCTAGAATTCTTAGATATGAGTGAAGTGAACCTGACAATGTCGTCTGAGCACTGGGGTGAGGCCCTTAGCGGTCTTGCCAATCTTTCCCAGATTGACATGTATTGGTGTAAGCTCTCAGGTAATATTCCAGATCTATCAAACCTCACCCGTTTATCACATTTAGAGTTAGGTTCTAATTCATTCCCGTTTGAACTACCCACCTGGTTTGAGAACGTGTCCTCATTGGTTTCACTTCATCTCGAGGGCTGTGATCTAATTGGTTCCATCCCTTCCAATTTCATGCCCCGTTCAAAATTGAGCGTTCTTAGTATTGGAAACAATAACTGGAAAGGAAAGCTTTCTTTCTTTCTAAACCACTCTTCCTCCCTTGTTGCGATGTACCTCAACTCTTGCAATTTAGGACGAGTGATTTCCCCCGTCATTACAAATTTTTCAAAACTTGAGACCTTGTATCTACGCTGGAACAATCTCCAAGGAGGTATACCGTCCTCTTTAGATAGCCTTTCGTCCCTTGCGACTCTGAACCTTAGTTACAACCAGCTAACTGGTCAAATTCCCCCGTTTTTGTGTGATGTTTCGGCATTACGCGAACTTCATCTAAGCCATAACCAATTGTCAGGAACAATTCCAGATTGCATTTTAAAGATGTCCAGTTTAAAAGTTTTGTCACTTTCTTCCAACGGATTAACAGGCAACATTTCACTTCAACTTTTCGACAATCTCAGTCACCTTCAAGAACTGGACCTTTCTGAAAATCAGTTTCACAATAACATCTCTACTAGCTGGGTTCCTCAGTTTGCCCATCTGGAGCAGCTTGTTTTGGGGTCTTGCAATATAGAAGGCAACTTTCCTCCATTTCTGTCCCAGCAATTTCAATTGAACGTGCTAGATCTTTCAGATAACAGTATTGAGGGAAATCTACCTTCGTGGCTGTGGGATCTTCCTAATCTTAGCTTTCTCAATCTTTCAAATAACATGCTGGAAGGTTCTCTACCCCGGAAGATATCTCATACTTTCATGACAGTGGACTTGCATGGAAATGGATTATATGGCTCTCTTCCTGCTCTTGGTTTTTTTTCATACTTACTAGATCTGTCAGATAATGAATTCACGGGCTCCATTCCTGAAACAAATGGCAAATTTTTGTTTCTATCATTGTCAGGGAATAAACTGACTGGAGAAATTCCAACGTTTGCATGTACCGATTCAACTGAAATTGCAGATGCATTGGAGATTTTGAACTTGTCAAAGAACAAGCTAACAGGTATGATTCCTAGAAGCATTGGGAGCTGTTCCAGATTATCAGTTTTAAATTTAGCTcaaaatgttttgcaaagagagatTCCGGACGAGCTGGGAAATCTGAAGGCTCTTCGAACACTAAATCTTAATCACAATAGTTTGCAAGGTAGAGTTCCTTCATCCATTGCCAACTGCATTCATCTCCGAGTTCTTGACTTACGAAATAACAATTTTGAGGTTAGCCTTCCTATTTGGATTGAAAAGCTGGTAGATTTGAGAATTCTCAGTTTAGCTTCTAATAAGTTCGAAGGCATCATTCCATCTCAGCTGGTCAAATTGCAGAATCTTCAAATTCTTGATTTATCTGGGAACAATTTATCAGGAAATATTCCTCGAGATGTGAGCAAATTATATGCTATGGTCAATCAATCACAAAGTAATGATGTACAACAAACGTATGGTAGTTCTTATTTGCTAGTGGAAGGCTTTGACCATCTTCTACAATATGCGGATGATGTAACTATTTGGATAAAGGGAAGGAATCTAACCTGCAAGAAGATAATCAGCTCAGCCAAGTTCATCGATCTATCACATAACAATCTATCAGGTAATATTCCTCTAGAAGTGGGTTTGATATCTCtcaacatatcaaaaaataatTTGAGTGGCTCAATCCCAAAATCTTTTGGAACCCTGGTTCAGCTAGAGTCGTTGGATCTTTCACAAAATAGGTTGTCAGGAAAGATTCCTTCTGAACTCTTAAGTCTCACATTCCTTGCTGTTCTAAATCTTTCAAACAACATGTTGTCGGGGTTAATACCACAAGGGAAGCAGTTCTCAACCTTTGGGGCTTCTTCCTTTCTAGGAAATCCCAATCTTTATGGACCTCAACTTGAAAACTGCACACGTAGTCTTGGTTTGGGTAACAAggagaagattttttttttgaataatacaGTTGCAGATGTTGTAATAGATCCATGGTGGGCAATTGGACTAGGGTTAAGTTATGGAGTGGGATTTGCCACTATGATTGTAGTTTTGTGCTTCAACATAAAATGGAGATCCATATGCTTTGCTCTGATGGATAATTTAAGCTATCATCTCTTCGAACACTGA